The Halopseudomonas sabulinigri genome window below encodes:
- a CDS encoding sulfite exporter TauE/SafE family protein: MSADLLPQLFTALALGLLGGGHCIGMCGGLMGALTLAIPAEQRKGWPLWRILLSYNLGRISSYTLAGALLGSFGWALQGMGLGVVLRTIAGLLMICMGLYLANWWSGLTRIESLGRGLWRHIEPRARRLLPVQRPAQALCLGMLWGWLPCGLVYSSLVWASSHGSSGTSALLMLAFGLGTLPTLLATGAAADKLTALLRKRSLRIGAASLIIAFGLWTLPGPHQQWVISTLAPPGSQHSGGHHDHAQP; the protein is encoded by the coding sequence ATGAGCGCAGACTTGCTGCCGCAGCTATTTACCGCTCTGGCGCTGGGGTTGCTCGGCGGCGGCCACTGCATCGGTATGTGCGGTGGCCTGATGGGTGCACTGACTCTGGCCATCCCCGCCGAGCAGCGCAAGGGCTGGCCATTGTGGCGCATCCTGCTGAGCTACAACCTGGGCCGTATCAGCAGCTATACACTCGCCGGTGCCCTGCTCGGCAGCTTCGGCTGGGCATTGCAGGGGATGGGCTTGGGCGTGGTGCTGCGCACCATCGCCGGTCTGCTGATGATCTGCATGGGCCTGTATCTGGCCAACTGGTGGTCGGGGCTGACCCGTATCGAATCGCTCGGCCGTGGCTTATGGCGCCACATTGAGCCTCGCGCGCGGCGCCTGCTTCCGGTGCAGCGCCCCGCTCAGGCGTTGTGTCTGGGCATGCTCTGGGGCTGGCTACCTTGCGGGCTGGTATACAGCTCACTGGTGTGGGCCAGCAGCCATGGCAGCAGCGGCACCTCGGCACTCCTGATGCTCGCCTTCGGGCTGGGTACGCTACCTACCCTGCTCGCCACCGGCGCCGCCGCCGACAAGCTGACTGCCCTGCTGCGCAAGCGCAGCCTGCGCATCGGCGCGGCCAGTCTGATCATCGCCTTTGGCCTCTGGACCCTGCCCGGACCGCACCAGCAGTGGGTCATCAGCACGCTCGCGCCACCCGGCAGCCAGCACAGTGGTGGACACCATGACCATGCCCAACCCTGA
- the ccoS gene encoding cbb3-type cytochrome oxidase assembly protein CcoS gives MTVLYILVPIAILLVVIAIWVFNWAVNNGQYDDLDSPAHSILFDEDDPAHLAAQGRSKAASTPDQGANQSDDKTAQADDDRPA, from the coding sequence ATGACCGTACTCTACATTCTGGTTCCGATCGCCATTTTGCTGGTGGTGATCGCCATCTGGGTTTTCAACTGGGCGGTGAACAACGGCCAGTACGACGATCTCGATAGCCCCGCGCACAGCATCCTGTTTGACGAGGATGACCCGGCCCATCTGGCCGCTCAAGGCCGCAGCAAAGCTGCCAGCACCCCAGATCAAGGCGCCAACCAAAGCGACGACAAAACCGCCCAAGCCGACGACGACCGCCCGGCATGA